The following are encoded in a window of Mycobacterium decipiens genomic DNA:
- a CDS encoding alpha/beta fold hydrolase, with translation MTLQHHRASAIEVNGGNVVYEILGESGDLIVLTPGGRFSKDVPGLRPLAEALVDGGYRVLLWDRPNCGVSDVQFYGQSESHMRAQTLYGLLGALDVESCIIAGGSGGARDSMLTAMLYPELVTKLVVWNIVGGVFGMYQLGAFYVLPSIQAVRWSGIEGLLKVPEWRERIAENPNNRQRFLDLDTDEFLTVMLRWLNAFVPKPGQTIPGVDDEMFSRIRVPTLIIRGGENDWDHPKRTSLEVSCLIRGSELIDPPWPEDAWERAAEERAAGKVAHFNMFDTWVQAAPAILEFLSS, from the coding sequence GTGACGCTGCAGCACCATCGAGCATCCGCCATCGAGGTGAACGGCGGAAACGTCGTCTACGAAATCCTCGGTGAATCAGGCGATCTCATTGTGCTGACGCCGGGCGGCCGGTTCAGCAAAGACGTCCCCGGACTGCGTCCGCTGGCCGAGGCTCTGGTCGACGGCGGCTACCGGGTACTGCTCTGGGACCGGCCGAACTGCGGTGTCTCCGATGTGCAGTTCTACGGGCAAAGCGAGTCGCACATGCGCGCCCAGACCCTGTACGGCCTGCTCGGTGCGCTCGACGTCGAGAGCTGCATTATCGCTGGCGGATCCGGCGGGGCAAGGGATTCCATGCTCACCGCGATGCTCTATCCCGAGCTGGTCACCAAGCTGGTGGTGTGGAACATTGTCGGCGGAGTGTTCGGGATGTATCAGCTCGGCGCGTTTTATGTGCTGCCGAGCATTCAGGCGGTGCGCTGGTCGGGGATCGAGGGGCTGCTGAAGGTTCCCGAATGGCGAGAGCGCATCGCGGAGAACCCGAACAACAGACAGCGGTTCCTCGACCTCGACACCGATGAGTTCCTTACCGTGATGCTGCGCTGGCTCAACGCGTTCGTTCCCAAGCCTGGTCAGACCATTCCCGGTGTCGACGACGAAATGTTTTCCCGGATCCGGGTTCCCACGTTGATAATCCGTGGTGGCGAAAACGATTGGGACCATCCAAAGCGAACGTCGCTGGAGGTGAGCTGCCTGATCAGAGGATCTGAGCTGATCGATCCGCCCTGGCCGGAGGATGCCTGGGAGCGGGCCGCTGAGGAACGAGCCGCGGGAAAGGTTGCGCACTTCAACATGTTTGACACGTGGGTGCAGGCAGCGCCCGCGATCCTGGAATTCTTGAGCTCGTGA